The genomic region GCCCTCCGGGTGGGGTTCAAGGCCGAGGGTGTCGATCAGGTCGTCGGCGGACGTCGTCGGGTCGTCGAGGCGGCTCATCGACGGATCCTCTCCCACGGGTCGCAGCGGCGTGCCGAGGCTCGGCGGCGGGCCCGGTGCGCCGGCGTGCCGGGGTCGCAGGATGGGGGGCGGCCTGACCGTCAGCGGGACGGGGCCGGCTGCGCCGGCGTGAGGTCGGCGAGGAGGCGCTCGGCGGCCGACCAGGGGTCGGCGGCACCGGCGAGGACGTGGTGGGCAAGCTCCGCCAGGCGCTCGTCGTGCGGCGGGGCGGCCAGGCGGTCGCGCAGCGCGGTCAGGGCCAGCCCCCGGATCTCGTCGGCGGCCCGGGCCAGGCGGCGACGGTCGAGTTCACCGGTCGCGGCGAGATCCCGTCGGTGCGCGGCGATACACGTGACGAGCTCGTCGACGCCCTCGCCCAGGGTCGCGGCGACACGCACCACCACCGGTTGCCGGGCACCGACCCGCATCCGGGTCATCGCGGTCAGGTCGGCGGCGGTGCGGGCCGCGCCCGGCCGGTCCGCCTTGTTGACGACGAGGACGTCCGCGACCTCCAGCAGGCCCGCCTTGACCGCCTGCACGTCGTCGCCCGCGTCGGGCGCGAGCAGGACGCAGGTCGTGTCGGCGAGCGCGGCGATGTCGATCTCCGCCTGGCCGACGCCGACGGTCTCGACGAGGATGACGTCGAACCCGGCCGCGTCGAGGACCCGCAGGGCCTGCGCCGTCGCGGCCGCCAGCCCACCGAGGCGCCCGCGGCTGGCCAGGGAGCGGATGAACACCCCGGGGTCACCGGCGTGCTCGCTCATCCGCACCCGGTCGCCGAGCAGCGCGCCGCCGGAGTACGGCGAGGACGGGTCGACCGCGAGCACCCCCACCCGGCGCCCGGCGCGGCGGTAGGCCCGCACCAGCGCGGTGACGGTCGTCGACTTGCCGACTCCCGGGGCGCCGGTCAGGCCGACGGTCTGCGCGCCGCCGACGTGCCCGACCAGCGCCGCGCCGATCTCAGGCCACCGCCGAGGAGTGTTCTCCACCGCCGAGAGCAGCCGCGCCAACGCCCGCCGGTCCCCGCCGACGGCCGCCGCCAGCTCCGCCTCGGCCGACGGCTCCGCTCCGGCCGACTCCGCGCCGACCGACCTCGTCCCGGCCGACCTCGTCCCGGCCGACCTCGTCCCGGCCGACCCCGTCCTGGCCGACCCCGCGCCGGGCAGCCCGGCCGCGGCCGGGTCACGATCGCGGTCGGGCAGACCCCGCTCGCGGTCGGCACCCGCGGCGGAGCCCGCGGTCACGCCGCCGGGACGCGCAGGATCAGGGCATCGCCCTGGCCGCCGCCGCCGCACAGGCCGGCCGCGCCGATCCCGCCGCCGCGCCGGGCCAGCTCGTTGAGCAGGGTCAGGGCGATGCGGGCGCCCGAGGCGCCGAGCGGGTGGCCGATGGCGATCGCCCCGCCGTTGACGTTGACGATGTCGGAGCTGATCCCGAGGTCGCGCATGGACTGGATGGAGACGGCGGCGAACGCCTCGTTGATCTCGACGAGGTCGAGGTCGGCGGGAGTGAGCCCCTCCTTGGCCAGCGCGGCGAGGATGGCGTTGGACGGCTGCGACTGCAGGGAGGTGTCGGGGCCGGCGACGAAACCGTGGTGGCCGACCTCGGCGAGGATCGGCAGGCCGAGCTCCTCCGCCTTGGCCCGGCTGGCCACGATGACCGCGGCCGCCCCGTCGGAGATCTGCGACGCCGACCCGGCGGTGATCGTGCCGTCCTTGCCGAACGCGGGGCGCAGCTTGCCGAGCACCTCGGCGGAGGTGTCGGCCCGCACGCCCTCGTCCTGGCTGACGACGAGCGGCTCGCCGCGGCGCTGCGGCACCGAGACGGGGACGATCTCGTTGTCGAACAGGCCGTTCTTGGCGGCGGCCGCGGCCCGCTGGTGCGACCGGGCGGCGAAGGAGTCCTGCTCGGCGCGGGAGATGTTCAGCGCACCGTTGTAACGCTCGGTGCTCGCACCCATGGAGATCTGGTCGAAGGCGCAGAACAGGGCGTCCTGGTCGATGGCGTCGAGCGCCTCGGTCGCGCCGTACTTCACCCCGGCGCGCATCGAGCGCAGCAGGTGCGGCGCCCCGGTCATGGACTCCATCCCCCCGGCGACGACCAGGTCGAACTCGCCGCTGGCGATGTAGGTGTCGGCGAGGGCGATCGCGTCGAGGCCGGACAGGCAGACCTTGTTGACGGTGACCGCGGGCACCGTCATCGGGATGCCGGCGGCGACGGCCGCCTGCCGGGCGGTGATCGGGCCGGTGCCGGCCTGGATCACGTGCCCCATGATGACGTACTGGATCGCGTCGCCGGACAGCCCGGCCCGCTCCAGTGCACCCTTGATCGCGATGCCGCCCAGGTCCGTCGCGGTGAAGCTCTTCAACGCCCCGGACAGCTTCCCGATCGGTGTCCGTGCGCCGGCCACGATCACGGAACCAGGCATGGCTGCCTCCTCATCACTCCTGGGAAGATCTCCACCGACGTCCCCCCGCGAGCCGGCGCCGGACGTTCCCCCGCGACGACGTCACGGCGGCACGCTCGGTGCGCTCACCCCACGGGCACCTGCAACACCACGATAACGTGATCTTGTTCCTGGTGCCCGGCCCGGCGGTGCACCCCGTGCCCGACCGGGGCCGCCCCGCGGCGGCCGGGTGGGAGACCTCGCCGCCCGGCCCCGGTCACGACCCGGTCAGGACAGGGCGCCGCAGGCCACCACGAAGGGGGACGGGTCCGCCGGCAGCCGCACCGTGCTGGAGGCGGAGTCCTGGACGCTCAGGCCGTCGGGGGTGAACCCCAGCGTCGTGGTGACGACGTTGAACTGGGCTCCGTCGGTCGAGGTGCCGGTGATGATCTGCAGGGTCCGGTCGGCGCAGCGCAGGCCGAGGCCGGAGTTGCCGTGGACGCCGGCACCGAGGGCCAGGCCGCTCGGCGGCGTCACCGCGACCAGCTCGCCGAGGCCGACATAGCGCAACAGGGCGTAGTTCTTCGTCCCGTTGGTCACCTGGGTCTGCACGAGCAGCTCACCGAAACCGTCGCCGTCGATGTCGACGACCGCGCTGTTCAGCGGGGTGACGATGGCGCCGAGGGGGATCCTGGCCTGCTGGCCGTCCCGGGAGAACCGCACGCGCAGGTTCGTCCCGTCCACGGCGACCGTGTCGGGCTGGCCGTCGCCGTCGACGTCGTTCAGGCCGGCCGGCTTCGCCACCGGCGTGGGCAGCTGCGGGCTGCCCGGGCCGGTCGTGCCGGTCGGCGCGGACGGCTGCGTGCTGGCGGCCACCGACGGCGAGGACGCCGACGTCGTCGGCCGGCTCGGCGGCGGGCTCGTCTGCGTGCGGGTGGCCGGGCCCGAGCCTGGGCCCGAGGCGGACCCACCGCCACCGCCGGAGCTGGAGTGCCCCCCACCGCCGCCCAGTGACGGCACGGTCGCCGCCCGGCTCGGCTCGGTGAACATGGTCGGCAGAACCGGCGGCGCGGCCGGCTCGACGACCTGGTTCGACGGACTCGGCCGGATGGCCACCACCGCCAGCCCGATGAGCGCCGCCATCACCATCCCGCCGACGGTGAACACGGGGACGCGCCAGCGGCGCCGGCGGGCGATGCCGGCGCGGATCTGCCGGTAGGCCTCCGGGGACGGCCGGATGGGCTCGACCGCCTCGGTCAGCAGCCGCGTGAGCTCGTCCGGTTCCAACGCGCTCACCGTAGGCCCTCCAGCTTGCCGCTCAAGGCCGACAGCCCTCGGGAGGTGTAGGCCTTGACGGAGCCGATGCTGCAGCCCATCACCGCCGCCGCGTCCGCCTCGGACATGTCGGCGTAGTAGCGCAGGACGACCGCCTCCCGCTGGCGCCGCGGCAGCTCTCGCAGTGCCTGGATGACGGCGGCTCGCTCGACGAGAGAGTAGGCCCCCTCCTCGGCGCTGGCGGCATCGGGCATGGGCTTGGGGGCATGCTTGAGAGCGACGAGTCGACGACGCAGCGTGGAACGTGCGAGATTGACGACGGTCTGCCGAAGGTAGGCCAGGGCCTTGTCCCGGTCCTGCAGGCGTCCCCAGGCCCCGTGGACGCGGATGTAGGCGTCCTGGACGACCTCCTCGCACAGACCCACGTCGTCGAGCAGCAACGCGGCGAGACGCACCAATGACCGGTAGTGCTCGGAGTACAAGGCGGTCAGGGCGGCGTCCGCGTCCCGCGCGACGTCGCTACGGGCGGCGTCGCTCCGCGCAGGCACGGGCCGCCACCCCTCCACGACTGTCATGGGCGCGGTCACACCACGTTGGACGCGGACCGAGCACTCGAAGTTGTCCCGAAAGTTCTATCGCGTCGCGCACCAAACAGACAGCCCCCTCATCCCGCGACCCCGTCTCCGTACCCATCGGTTACCTCTGCCGCCCTGTCGACGCCGTCTGCCGCCCTGTCGACTACCTGTGCCGCCTGCCGGTTGACTACGTGTACCGCCCCGCCAACTGCCCGTGTCGCCCGCCCGACTGCCCGTGCCGCCCGTCCCCCGCCCGCCGACAACCCGCCTGTGCCACCCGCCTGTGCCACCCGCCTGTGGCGCCGGTCATCCGCCCTCGACCACGCACCGCCGGAGGCCGATCGTGAAGGACATCCTCGAAGCGATCCTCGCCCAGACCCCACCGTCCCCCGAACGCCGAGCGGAGTTCGCCGCGTTCGCGGTTCCGGAGTTCTACCGCGGCGTGGTCGTGCGCCGCGACGAGACCGGGATGTTCGACGGCGTCCCGTCCCAGGACAAGGACCCGCGCCGCTCCCTGCACGTCGACGAGGTACCCACGCCCGAGGTCGGCCCCGGCGAGGCCCTGGTGGCGGTCATGGCCTCCTCGGTGAACTACAACACGGTTTGGACATCGATCTTCGAACCGATGTCCACGTTCGGCTTCCTCGAACGCTACGGTCGGACATCTCCCCTCGCTTCCCGCCATGACCAGCCTTACCACGTCGTGGGTTCCGATCTGGCCGGAGTCGTGCTGAGGACAGGAGCCGGCGTACACGTCTGGTCCCCGGGGGACGAGGTCGTGGCCCACTGCCTGTCGGTCGAGCTCGAACGCGCCGACGGTCACAACGACACGATGCTGGATCCGGAGCAACGAATCTGGGGTTTCGAGACGAACTTCGGTGGCCTGGCCGAGCTGGCCCTCGTCAAGGCGAACCAGCTCATGCCCAAACCGGGCCATCTCACGTGGGCGGAGGCGGCTGCGCCGGGGCTGGTCAACTCCACCGCCTACCGCCAGCTCGTCTCCGCCAACGGAGCCCGGATGAAGCAGGGCGACGTCGTCCTGGTCTGGGGGGCGTCCGGGGGACTGGGCTCCTACGCCACCCAGCTCGCGCTGCGCGGCGGGGCGATCCCGGTCTGCGTCGTGTCGTCGCCGACGAAGGCGGCGATCTGCCGATCCCTCGGCGCCGAGCTCGTCATCGACCGGGCCGCGGAGGACTACCGGTTCTGGAGCGACGAACGCACGCAGAATCCGCGCGAATGGAAGCGACTGGGCCAGCGCATCCGCGAACTCACCGGCGGCGACGACCCGGACATCGTGCTCGAGCACCCCGGGCGGGAGACCTTCGGCGCCTCCGTCTACGTGACCCGTCGCGGTGGCACCATCGCGACCTGTGCCTCCACCAGTGGCTTCCTGCACGAGTACGACAACCGGTACCTGTGGATGAACCTCAAGCGCGTCGTCGGCTCCCACTTCGCCAACTACCGGGAGGCCTGGGAGGCCAATCGCCTCATCGCCCGGGGGATGATCCATCCCACCCTCTCCCGGGTGTACCCGCTCAACGAGACGGGGCAGGCCGCCCACGACGTGCACCGCAACATGCATCAGGGCAAGGTCGGCGTGCTGTGCCTGGCCCCCAGCGAGGGGCTGGGTGTCCGCGACGAGGAGTTCCGCGCCCGCCACCTGACTGCAATCAACCGGTTCCGTGGCGTGTAGCCAGGGAAATCGCGACGGGCCCGATGACCGGCTGGCGTCACGTTCACAGTGACGGTCTGAGATGCTGAGGCCCTATGACCGAACACACGGATCTCATCCCGATGGCCGGCGAGACCGACGGGCCCCCAGCCTTCGATCTGGTCCGCCGTGGCTACGACCCCAACCAGGTCACCCACCACGTGAACTGGCTCGTCGAGCAGCTCCGCGAGGCCGAGGCGCACCGGGCCGCCGCCGAGGCCGCCGCCTCCGAGGCGGCGACCGAGGCGGCCCGCGTGCGCGACGATCTGGCCGCGAACCGTCCCGCCTGGGAGGAGTTCGGCGGCCGGGTCACCCAGATCCTCCAGCTCGCGGAGGAGGAGGCGGCCACCGTCCGCGCCGAGCGGACCCGCGAGGCCGACGCCCAGCTCGAGGAGGCCCGCCGGATCGTCACCGAGGCCGAGGCCGCCCGGGAGAAGACGCTGCGGGAGGCCGACGAGCAGGCCGCCTCGATCGTCTCGACGGCGCGCGCCGAGGCCGAGCGGATCGTCGAGATCGCCCGGTCCACCGCGGCGGCGGCCGAGGACGAGTCGAAGCGCCGGCTGGCCGATCTGGAGCGTCAGCGCGAGCAGGTCACCACCCAGCTCGCCGCCCTGCGCGAGCAGGTGACGGCCCAGCTCGGCGCGCTGCGCGACAAGCTCACCGCCGCCAGCGCCTCGATCGCCTCCATCGAGGCCGCGCCGGTCGAGGAACGCAAGGCGATCGGCGCGGAGACGACCGTGCTGCCCGCGCCCGCCAGCGTGCGCAGCGCCTGAACCCGCGCCTGCTCCCCTGCGCGGCCGACTCGGGCGGGCGCGCCTTCAGCCGGCACCCTCCGACCGCAGGCGCGCCGCCCGGCAGCGGCGATCCCAGCACGGGCGATGCCAGTGCCGGCGGTCCTCGACGCGCTCCGGCGGCCAGACGACCAGGTGGGCGGTGCCCGGGTTGATCTCATGGTCACACCCGGGGCACCGGTAGACCTTCGCCGTCGCCGCCCCGGTGACCGGGCGGACCACCCACTCCCCGTCGCGCAGCACCACCACCGGATCGGGCAGCCACGCCCCGACCGGCCGCCCGCGCCCGTTCTGCCCGCGCCCGTTCTGCCCGCGCGCGTTCTGCCCGCGCCCGTCCCGACCTCGGGTGGGACGGCGCCGCGCCCGCCGCGTCACCGACCTCGTCTGCCCGGCTCCCAGGAGCGCGCCCGCCGCGGCCGCGCCCCGGCCGGGCCGCCGTCCGCCTCCGGCGCGGCGACCCACTCGGCCCGGTCCACGACCTCCCCGTCGACGACCCGGCCCGGGTCTCCCGCCGTGTGACCGCCACCGCCGGCCCCGCCGCCGCCACCGCCACCGCGGACGCGGTCGATGCCGGCGGCCACGAGCGACCGGGCCACCTTCGCCTTGCGCAGGGCCCCGGCCGGGCTCGCCAGCGCCGAGGACGCGCCGATGAGCACCTGGAAGCCGCGGTCGCTGCCCCGCCAGTGCTCGCGCAGGATCGGCTCGCCGGCGCCGACGACCAGCCGACGGAACGCGAAGGCGACGATGGCGACGTCGTCGAGCTGGCCCACCACGGGGATCATGTTCGTCAGCCGGTTGCGCGGCGACACCAGGTACGCCAGCGCCGCCGCGGCCTCGACCTTCGCCGACTGCGGCACCCGCGGATCGGCGACGACCCGCCGCAGCATGATGACCAGATCGGGGAGAAACATCGTTATCTCCCGACCGAACTGCCGCACGGCGTCCTTGTCGAGCGTGACCATCGCCGTCGCGTCTCCTCTTGTGCGAACCAGGACTTCCCGCCGACCGGCGACATCCTAGTGCCGCATCCGGCACCTGCCACGGGCGACCGCGGCGCCGGCCGTCACCTGTCAACGGACGGCGCCCCCACGGCGTGCCACGCCCTACCGGGGACGCCTCCATCCGGCGACCCCGCCCGGACTATCGGGGAGCATGCGCGTGAAAGCCCCGGCCGGTCTTGCGGCCCAGGAAGCGGGCTCGGACGAGATGCTCCAGCAGCGGTGCGGGGGCGTAGCCGGGCTCGCGGAACTGCTCGTACAGCGAGCGGGTGATGGCGAGGGTGACGTCGAGCCCGACCACGTCGGCGAGGGCGAACGGACCCATCGGATGGCCGCAGCCGACGGTCATCGCCGTGTCGATGTCCTCGATCGTGGCGTAGTTCGCCTGCAGCATCTTCACGGCGTCGTTCAGATAGGGGAACAGCAGCGCGTTGACGATGAACCCGGCCCGGTCGGCGCACTGCACCGGGTGCCGGCCCGCCGCCCGCGCCAGCGCCGTCACCGTCGCCGTCGCCCCGGCCCCGGTGAGCACCGTGGGCACCACCTCGACCAGGCGCATGACCTGGGCCGGGTTGAACCAGTGCATGCCGACGACGGCCTCGGGCCGCCGGGTCGCGGTGGCGCACTCGACGACCGGCAGACAGGACGTCGTGGTCGCCAGCACGGCGCCGGGCCGGGCGACCTTGTCCAGATCGGTGAACAGCTCCCGCTTGACCGCCAGGTCCTCGACGACCGCCTCGAGCAGCACGTCGCAGCCGCCGAGCTCGCCGAGGTCGGTGGTCACGCGCAGCCGGCCCAGGGCGGCGTCGCGGTCGTCGTCGGACAGCCGGCCCTTCGCGACCGCCGCCGCCAGCGACGCCGCCACCCGGTCGTGGGCCGCGTCGGCGGCGTCCGGCCGCCGGGCCCGCAGGATGACGTCATGACCCGATCGGGCCAGCACCTCGGCGATGCCCCGCGCCATCGTGCCGCTGCCCACGATCCCCACCGACCGAACCCGCACCGCCGCCCCGCCGACCGCCCCAGCCTCGCCGGGTGTCGCCGGGCCGCCGGGTGTCCTCGCGGCGGCCGTTCCCGCGCCACCGCCTCCGCCGGGCTCCCCGACTGCACCGGACTCCCCGACTGCACCGGACTCCCCGACTGCACCGGGCTCCCCGACTGCACCGGGCTCGCCGACTGCACCGGGGTCCTTCCTGCCGGGGCCCTCGGGCGGCACGTCCGGGGCGTCCGTCGCCGGATAGGTGTAGAAGCCGCGGCCGGTCTTGCGGCCCAGCAGGCCGGCCGCGACGAGCTGGCCGAGCAGCGGGGCCGGGGCGTGGAGGTGATCGCGGGTCTGGTCGTACATCGACGCGAGGATGGCGTGCGCCGCGTCGAGGCCGATGAGGTCGAGCAGGGCCAGCGGGCCCATCGGATGACCGCAGCCGAGCCGCATCGCGGCGTCGACGTCCTCCCGGGTGGCGAAGCGCGCCTCGACCATCCGCACCGCGTTGTTGAGGTAGCCGAACAGCAGCGCGTTGACGATGAACCCGGCCCGGTCCGCGGCGACGACGGCCGTCTTGCCGACCGCGCCCACCAGCGAGACGACGGCGGCCAGGGCGTCGGCGTCGGTCACCACCGTGCGGACGACCTCGACCAGGCCCATCACCGGCGCCGGGTTGAACCAGTGCATGCCCAGCACCCGGGCCGAGCGACCGGTGCCCGCGGCGAGCTCCGTCACCGACAGGGAGCTGGTGTTCGTCGCCAGGACGGTCGCCGGCAGGCAGACCTCGTCGAGCCGGGCGAACAGGGCCGTCTTGGCGTCGAGCCGCTCGTCGATGGCCTCGATCACCAGGTCGCAGTCGGCCACCGCGGCGAGCTCGGTGCCGAGGCTCAGCCGGCCGAGCAGCTCGCCGCGAGCGGCGTCGGCCAGCCGGCCATGGCGGGCCGCGCGCTCCAGGGAGTGCTCGATCCGCCCGCGGGCCCGGCGCAGCGCGTCGGTGTCCCGTTCGACGCCGACGACGTCGAGCCCGGACCCGGCCAGCACCTCGGCGATCCCGGCCCCCATGGTGCCGAGCCCCACCACCCCGACGCGCCGCCACCGCGCGCTCCCGTCGCCGGCGGCGGCGCGCCCACCCGGCGACACCGTCGCACCCTCACCGCCGGTGCGGGAGGCGTTTTCCGACCTGCCGTGCGCGTGCGTTCCCCGCCGGGCTTCTTCGCCCATTCTCAGGCTCCTCAAGGTCGTCGCGACGGCCCGACGACAATGTGCCCGATATCGCGGGCCACACGGTGTGCAACCGCGGACCCGTCGATTCTCCCAGCCTTTCCACCACCCGGCCCGAGATCAGTCGGGGCTTGCCCACGGCGACGGGATCCCCGGCCGCAAACCTCTTTTCAACGGCCTGGGAGAGGAACGACGTAGGAGGAGAAACCGCCAAACCCGCAATGACCCATAACGGAATATCCGCGTCCTGGGCGGGGCGGTCAGAACAGGGTGGGAATGGAGGGTTCCAGTCCGCGCAGCTCGTCGTAGTCGACGACGGCGCAGCCCAGACCACGGTCGGCGGCCAGCAGGCGGGCCTGCGGCGTGATCGACTGCGCGGCGAGGATGCCGCGCACCGGATGCGGCAGCGCCGGGTCCGCGTCCAGCCGGACGAGGTAGCGGGTGAGCTGCTCGACCCCGTCGATCTCGCCCTTGCGCTTGATCTCGACGGCCACGGTGGAACCGTCGCTGTCGCGGCAGAGCAGGTCGACCGGCCCGATCCCGGTCTCGTACTCGCGGCGGATCAGGGTGAGCCCCGGGGCGATCGCGTCCGGCCGGTCGGCGAGCAGGACCTGCAGGTGCG from Frankia alni ACN14a harbors:
- the meaB gene encoding methylmalonyl Co-A mutase-associated GTPase MeaB; its protein translation is MTAGSAAGADRERGLPDRDRDPAAAGLPGAGSARTGSAGTRSAGTRSAGTRSVGAESAGAEPSAEAELAAAVGGDRRALARLLSAVENTPRRWPEIGAALVGHVGGAQTVGLTGAPGVGKSTTVTALVRAYRRAGRRVGVLAVDPSSPYSGGALLGDRVRMSEHAGDPGVFIRSLASRGRLGGLAAATAQALRVLDAAGFDVILVETVGVGQAEIDIAALADTTCVLLAPDAGDDVQAVKAGLLEVADVLVVNKADRPGAARTAADLTAMTRMRVGARQPVVVRVAATLGEGVDELVTCIAAHRRDLAATGELDRRRLARAADEIRGLALTALRDRLAAPPHDERLAELAHHVLAGAADPWSAAERLLADLTPAQPAPSR
- a CDS encoding acetyl-CoA C-acetyltransferase; protein product: MPGSVIVAGARTPIGKLSGALKSFTATDLGGIAIKGALERAGLSGDAIQYVIMGHVIQAGTGPITARQAAVAAGIPMTVPAVTVNKVCLSGLDAIALADTYIASGEFDLVVAGGMESMTGAPHLLRSMRAGVKYGATEALDAIDQDALFCAFDQISMGASTERYNGALNISRAEQDSFAARSHQRAAAAAKNGLFDNEIVPVSVPQRRGEPLVVSQDEGVRADTSAEVLGKLRPAFGKDGTITAGSASQISDGAAAVIVASRAKAEELGLPILAEVGHHGFVAGPDTSLQSQPSNAILAALAKEGLTPADLDLVEINEAFAAVSIQSMRDLGISSDIVNVNGGAIAIGHPLGASGARIALTLLNELARRGGGIGAAGLCGGGGQGDALILRVPAA
- a CDS encoding FG-GAP repeat domain-containing protein, translating into MSALEPDELTRLLTEAVEPIRPSPEAYRQIRAGIARRRRWRVPVFTVGGMVMAALIGLAVVAIRPSPSNQVVEPAAPPVLPTMFTEPSRAATVPSLGGGGGHSSSGGGGGSASGPGSGPATRTQTSPPPSRPTTSASSPSVAASTQPSAPTGTTGPGSPQLPTPVAKPAGLNDVDGDGQPDTVAVDGTNLRVRFSRDGQQARIPLGAIVTPLNSAVVDIDGDGFGELLVQTQVTNGTKNYALLRYVGLGELVAVTPPSGLALGAGVHGNSGLGLRCADRTLQIITGTSTDGAQFNVVTTTLGFTPDGLSVQDSASSTVRLPADPSPFVVACGALS
- a CDS encoding SigE family RNA polymerase sigma factor encodes the protein MTVVEGWRPVPARSDAARSDVARDADAALTALYSEHYRSLVRLAALLLDDVGLCEEVVQDAYIRVHGAWGRLQDRDKALAYLRQTVVNLARSTLRRRLVALKHAPKPMPDAASAEEGAYSLVERAAVIQALRELPRRQREAVVLRYYADMSEADAAAVMGCSIGSVKAYTSRGLSALSGKLEGLR
- the ccrA gene encoding crotonyl-CoA carboxylase/reductase — translated: MKDILEAILAQTPPSPERRAEFAAFAVPEFYRGVVVRRDETGMFDGVPSQDKDPRRSLHVDEVPTPEVGPGEALVAVMASSVNYNTVWTSIFEPMSTFGFLERYGRTSPLASRHDQPYHVVGSDLAGVVLRTGAGVHVWSPGDEVVAHCLSVELERADGHNDTMLDPEQRIWGFETNFGGLAELALVKANQLMPKPGHLTWAEAAAPGLVNSTAYRQLVSANGARMKQGDVVLVWGASGGLGSYATQLALRGGAIPVCVVSSPTKAAICRSLGAELVIDRAAEDYRFWSDERTQNPREWKRLGQRIRELTGGDDPDIVLEHPGRETFGASVYVTRRGGTIATCASTSGFLHEYDNRYLWMNLKRVVGSHFANYREAWEANRLIARGMIHPTLSRVYPLNETGQAAHDVHRNMHQGKVGVLCLAPSEGLGVRDEEFRARHLTAINRFRGV
- a CDS encoding sugar-binding protein → MTEHTDLIPMAGETDGPPAFDLVRRGYDPNQVTHHVNWLVEQLREAEAHRAAAEAAASEAATEAARVRDDLAANRPAWEEFGGRVTQILQLAEEEAATVRAERTREADAQLEEARRIVTEAEAAREKTLREADEQAASIVSTARAEAERIVEIARSTAAAAEDESKRRLADLERQREQVTTQLAALREQVTAQLGALRDKLTAASASIASIEAAPVEERKAIGAETTVLPAPASVRSA
- a CDS encoding YkvA family protein, coding for MVTLDKDAVRQFGREITMFLPDLVIMLRRVVADPRVPQSAKVEAAAALAYLVSPRNRLTNMIPVVGQLDDVAIVAFAFRRLVVGAGEPILREHWRGSDRGFQVLIGASSALASPAGALRKAKVARSLVAAGIDRVRGGGGGGGAGGGGHTAGDPGRVVDGEVVDRAEWVAAPEADGGPAGARPRRARSWEPGRRGR
- a CDS encoding 3-hydroxyacyl-CoA dehydrogenase family protein; amino-acid sequence: MGEEARRGTHAHGRSENASRTGGEGATVSPGGRAAAGDGSARWRRVGVVGLGTMGAGIAEVLAGSGLDVVGVERDTDALRRARGRIEHSLERAARHGRLADAARGELLGRLSLGTELAAVADCDLVIEAIDERLDAKTALFARLDEVCLPATVLATNTSSLSVTELAAGTGRSARVLGMHWFNPAPVMGLVEVVRTVVTDADALAAVVSLVGAVGKTAVVAADRAGFIVNALLFGYLNNAVRMVEARFATREDVDAAMRLGCGHPMGPLALLDLIGLDAAHAILASMYDQTRDHLHAPAPLLGQLVAAGLLGRKTGRGFYTYPATDAPDVPPEGPGRKDPGAVGEPGAVGEPGAVGESGAVGESGAVGEPGGGGGAGTAAARTPGGPATPGEAGAVGGAAVRVRSVGIVGSGTMARGIAEVLARSGHDVILRARRPDAADAAHDRVAASLAAAVAKGRLSDDDRDAALGRLRVTTDLGELGGCDVLLEAVVEDLAVKRELFTDLDKVARPGAVLATTTSCLPVVECATATRRPEAVVGMHWFNPAQVMRLVEVVPTVLTGAGATATVTALARAAGRHPVQCADRAGFIVNALLFPYLNDAVKMLQANYATIEDIDTAMTVGCGHPMGPFALADVVGLDVTLAITRSLYEQFREPGYAPAPLLEHLVRARFLGRKTGRGFHAHAPR
- the nucS gene encoding endonuclease NucS; protein product: MRLVIARCSVDYVGRLTAHLPSAVRLVLVKADGSVSIHADGRAYKPLNWMSPPCVIAEESGVWRVTNKAAEQLVITLEEILHDSSHELGVDPGLRKDGVEAHLQVLLADRPDAIAPGLTLIRREYETGIGPVDLLCRDSDGSTVAVEIKRKGEIDGVEQLTRYLVRLDADPALPHPVRGILAAQSITPQARLLAADRGLGCAVVDYDELRGLEPSIPTLF